In the genome of Perca fluviatilis chromosome 4, GENO_Pfluv_1.0, whole genome shotgun sequence, one region contains:
- the chmp4ba gene encoding charged multivesicular body protein 4b, with product MSMFGKLFGSAGKGGKAPTPQEAIQRLRETEDMLAKKQDFLEKKIDQELVTAKKNGTKNKRAALQALKRKKRYEKQLAQIDGTLSTIEFQREALENANTNTEVLKNMGYAAKAMKAAHENMDIDKVDDLMADITEQQEVAQEISDVISRPIGFGDEFDEDELMAELEELEQEELDKNLLEIEGTEDVPLPSVPSTSLPSRPAKKKEEEDEDDMADLEAWAAN from the exons ATGTCCATGTTCGGTAAGTTGTTCGGCAGCGCGGGTAAGGGTGGCAAGGCGCCGACACCCCAGGAAGCCATCCAGAGACTGCGAGAGACCGAGGACATGTTAGCCAAGAAACAGGACTTTTTAGAAAAGAAAATCGACCAGGAGCTCGTGACTGCGAAGAAGAACGGCACGAAGAACAAACGAG CGGCTCTACAGGCCTTGAAAAGGAAAAAGCGGTACGAGAAGCAGCTGGCTCAGATCGACGGCACGTTGTCTACCATTGAGTTCCAGAGGGAGGCGCTAGAGAACGCCAACACCAACACAGAAGTGCTCAAGAACATGGGCTACGCCGCCAAGGCAATGAAGGCCGCACACGAAAACAT GGACATAGACAAAGTGGACGATCTGATGGCGGACATCACAGAACAACAAGAAGTGGCTCAAGAAATCTCAGATGTTATTTCCAGGCCCATCGGTTTCGGAGATGAGTTCGACGAG gatgaGCTCATGGCCGAGCTGGAGGAGCTGGAACAAGAAGAGCTGGACAAAAACCTTCTGGAAATCGAAGGAACCGAGGACGTTCCTCTACCCAGCGTACCGTCTACATCACTACCATCCAGACCAG CCAAGAAGAAGGAGGAAGAAGACGAGGACGACATGGCCGACCTCGAGGCCTGGGCGGCTAACtaa